The following coding sequences are from one Lolium rigidum isolate FL_2022 chromosome 6, APGP_CSIRO_Lrig_0.1, whole genome shotgun sequence window:
- the LOC124663741 gene encoding NAC domain-containing protein 48-like, with amino-acid sequence MSRDQLGNPLWLKVIMSMSLPPGFRFNPTDEELIFYYLRNRAASEQCPAPVIADVDVYKFNPWDLPSQAVYGDSEWYFFSPRDRKYPNGSRPNRAAGSGYWKSTGTDKPIHDGAVGKGIGVKKALIFYEGRAPRGTKTGWIMHEYRIAADPLDATLNKPVNARNVSMRLDDWVLCRIYKKAGQASPMVPLLTLDVDDYGHDDLSGGGGFDDAPGFFPPSSGSSAMITSAMITQNQQPQTGRANVAGRLPMIPFISDLFHEYPVAQIFDGEAEHLAIHPSLNQQLFSGGHSTRVQPSYYAPSSWSSSPAASGGAGKRKAASTEECGGAGAGSLLDGHEYLSKSLNGSCSASVLSEITTEIFNG; translated from the exons ATGTCGAG GGACCAGCTAGGGAACCCTCTTTGGCTGAAGGTGATCATGTCGATGTCGCTGCCGCCGGGTTTCCGGTTCAACCCGACGGACGAAGAGCTCATCTTCTACTACCTCCGCAACCGCGCCGCCTCGGAGCAGTGCCCCGCCCCCGTCATTGCCGACGTCGACGTCTACAAGTTCAATCCATGGGACCTTCCAT CCCAAGCGGTGTACGGCGACAGCGAGTGGTACTTCTTCAGCCCGCGGGATCGCAAGTACCCGAACGGCAGTCGGCCCAACCGCGCCGCCGGGTCCGGCTACTGGAAGTCCACCGGCACCGACAAGCCAATCCACGACGGCGCCGTCGGGAAAGGTATCGGCGTCAAGAAGGCGCTCATCTTCTACGAGGGCCGCGCGCCCAGGGGCACCAAGACCGGCTGGATCATGCACGAGTACCgcatcgccgccgaccccctcgaCGCCACCCTTAACAAGCCCGTCAATGCTCGCAACGTCTCCATGAGG TTGGATGACTGGGTTTTGTGCCGGATCTACAAGAAGGCCGGCCAGGCATCGCCGATGGTACCGCTGCTTACGCTCGATGTCGACGACTACGGCCACGACGACCTCTCCGGTGGTGGCGGCTTCGACGACGCCCCTGGCTTCTTCCCACCCTCCAGCGGCAGCAGTGCCATGATCAC CAGTGCCATGATCACGCAGAACCAGCAGCCGCAGACCGGCAGAGCCAACGTCGCTGGGAGGCTCCCCATGATCCCATTCATCTCCGACCTCTTCCACGAATACCCTGTTGCGCAGATCTTCGACGGCGAGGCCGAGCACCTCGCCATCCACCCATCCCTGAACCAGCAGCTCTTCTCCGGCGGCCACAGCACGCGGGTGCAACCGTCGTACTACGCGCCGTCATCGTGGTCGTCGTCCCCGGCCGCCAGTGGAGGCGCGGGAAAACGCAAGGCAGCGAGCACGGAAGAGTGTGGCGGCGCCGGAGCGGGATCGTTGTTGGACGGCCACGAGTACTTGTCCAAGAGCCTCAACGGGTCATGCTCGGCTTCAGTTCTAAGTGAGATTACAACTGAGATTTTTAATGGTTAG